In Bacteroides coprosuis DSM 18011, the following are encoded in one genomic region:
- a CDS encoding band 7 protein (InterPro IPR001107~KEGG: pmz:HMPREF0659_A6226 SPFH/band 7/PHB domain protein~PFAM: Band 7 protein~SPTR: Putative uncharacterized protein;~IMG reference gene:2504107024~PFAM: SPFH domain / Band 7 family), with amino-acid sequence MKRLSFVLFLLSTIITSSCSRMSVDADEVGVFVKKPYIFGSGGVDDAPLMAGSEWKVFSTDFVKLKKTPQKFTEGFDDIMSDDNTPVDLTANIIMQIVPTQTPLLISNFGVEWYDINIKPKFVKFIRDEISNYSMFDLTSNREVYDKIEDVVIQKVSQIIEEKNIPVQVIDVVVDRAKPNQGVMEEIDRTAIQIQNKRTQTERVKAEEQRASAEQAKAVADKAYMREMQFTTAEYLKLREIEIEKEKVDMVKDKNQVNVTMLMGGGVTPIYSVK; translated from the coding sequence ATGAAAAGATTATCATTTGTTTTATTCCTTTTAAGCACAATAATTACCTCTTCTTGCTCTCGAATGAGTGTGGATGCTGATGAGGTAGGTGTATTCGTTAAAAAGCCCTATATATTTGGCTCAGGTGGTGTAGATGATGCTCCTCTGATGGCGGGTTCTGAGTGGAAAGTTTTTTCAACAGATTTTGTCAAATTAAAGAAGACTCCTCAAAAATTCACAGAAGGATTTGACGATATCATGTCTGACGATAATACTCCAGTCGATTTAACTGCTAATATCATCATGCAGATTGTTCCTACTCAAACCCCTCTCCTGATCTCCAACTTTGGTGTGGAATGGTATGATATCAATATCAAACCCAAATTCGTAAAGTTTATTCGTGATGAAATATCTAATTACAGCATGTTCGACCTAACCTCCAATCGTGAGGTATATGACAAAATAGAAGATGTGGTGATTCAGAAGGTATCACAGATTATAGAAGAGAAAAACATACCTGTACAAGTTATTGATGTAGTGGTTGATAGAGCTAAACCCAACCAAGGAGTAATGGAAGAAATAGACCGAACGGCTATCCAAATTCAAAATAAGAGAACTCAGACAGAACGCGTTAAGGCAGAAGAGCAAAGAGCTTCGGCAGAACAAGCGAAAGCTGTTGCCGACAAAGCCTATATGAGAGAAATGCAATTCACAACAGCTGAGTACCTCAAACTTAGAGAAATAGAGATTGAAAAAGAAAAGGTAGATATGGTTAAAGACAAGAATCAAGTAAACGTTACTATGCTTATGGGTGGTGGAGTAACCCCCATTTATAGCGTTAAATAA
- a CDS encoding hypothetical protein (KEGG: ptm:GSPATT00014009001 hypothetical protein~SPTR: RNA polymerase alpha subunit protein;~IMG reference gene:2504107025), translating to MKSKTFNDRLTEMQESFEKLMLEYQKDDRCNSDALSYMRVIRDNFHPLKKLINKKNQFQN from the coding sequence ATGAAATCTAAAACCTTTAATGATCGACTCACTGAGATGCAGGAATCTTTTGAAAAATTGATGCTAGAATATCAGAAAGACGATAGATGCAACTCAGATGCTTTGAGTTATATGAGAGTAATAAGAGACAACTTCCACCCTCTTAAAAAATTGATTAATAAAAAGAACCAGTTTCAAAACTGA
- a CDS encoding transaldolase (COGs: COG0176 Transaldolase~HAMAP: Transaldolase 3B, putative~InterPro IPR004731:IPR001585:IPR022999~KEGG: cat:CA2559_10763 transaldolase~PFAM: Transaldolase~SPTR: Probable transaldolase;~TIGRFAM: Transaldolase 3A/3B~IMG reference gene:2504107026~PFAM: Transaldolase~TIGRFAM: fructose-6-phosphate aldolase, TalC/MipB family) → MKFFIDTANLDQIKQAHDLGVLDGVTTNPSLMAKEGIKGPKAITAHYKAICDVVDGDVSAEVISTDYEGIIREAEELIKIDPKIVVKVPMIYDGVKAIKYLSSKGIKTNCTLVFSAGQALLAAKAGATYVSPFLGRLDDISTEGINLIAEIRQIYDNYGITTQILAASIRNAMHIVNCAKLGADVVTSPLDSILSLLKHPLTDSGLAKFLEDAKKFV, encoded by the coding sequence ATGAAATTTTTCATTGACACAGCAAATCTAGATCAAATTAAGCAAGCTCACGACCTAGGTGTATTGGATGGTGTTACTACCAATCCCTCTCTGATGGCCAAAGAGGGTATTAAAGGACCTAAAGCAATTACAGCACATTATAAAGCGATATGTGATGTGGTAGATGGCGATGTGAGTGCAGAGGTGATTTCTACAGATTACGAAGGTATTATTCGTGAAGCTGAGGAACTAATAAAAATAGATCCAAAGATTGTTGTTAAAGTACCTATGATTTATGACGGTGTCAAAGCAATCAAATATCTTTCATCCAAAGGAATAAAAACAAACTGTACACTTGTGTTCTCAGCTGGTCAAGCTCTTTTGGCAGCTAAGGCTGGTGCTACTTATGTATCTCCTTTCTTGGGTAGGCTAGATGATATTTCTACAGAAGGTATTAATCTGATTGCTGAAATTCGTCAGATATACGATAATTATGGTATTACTACTCAAATTTTAGCTGCTTCTATTCGTAATGCTATGCACATAGTGAATTGTGCTAAATTAGGAGCTGATGTGGTTACATCACCATTAGATTCTATCTTATCTCTCTTGAAACATCCACTGACCGATTCTGGTCTTGCGAAGTTCCTAGAAGACGCTAAAAAATTTGTGTAA
- a CDS encoding Glucan endo-1,6-beta-glucosidase (COGs: COG5520 O-Glycosyl hydrolase~InterPro IPR001139~KEGG: pdi:BDI_1787 beta-glycosidase~PFAM: Glycoside hydrolase, family 30~PRIAM: Glucan endo-1,6-beta-glucosidase~SPTR: Putative uncharacterized protein;~IMG reference gene:2504107027~PFAM: O-Glycosyl hydrolase family 30) gives MNIQKLSTLLFCSALILGCAKPEAEVKTYTTTADKTLTMDYKAVALASNSSHASTHLIEINPEVKFQEMEGFGAAITGSTCYNLLKMTKEDRQALLEKTFNPSTGYGYSYIRISIGCSDFSLDEYTYCDTPGIENFKIHPYDERDLFPILKEIQAINPDIKIMASPWTPPKWMKVNNLTDLEPFDSWTSGQLNPTFYADYATYFVKYIQAMEKEGFTINTVTIQNEPLNRGNSASLFMTWQEQKEFIKTALGPAFEANNIKTKIIAYDHNYNYDDEKEETFDQQQYPLHIYADPEASKYVDGAAYHAYGGEVTELDRIHQEAPDKSIYFTEMSIGLWGSGYDFGGDLMWNMKEVCLGTINRWNKAVIMWNFMLDDKHGPYRKYGCNICLGAIDISSKDYKTMTFNSHYYTMAHLSQVIKPGAFRIESKGNTDSNIHYSAFINPDQSLSMVLLNEGSEEQLITIQAKGKSFSLNVAPQSVVSCIW, from the coding sequence ATGAATATACAGAAATTATCTACACTACTTTTTTGTAGTGCACTAATTCTGGGATGTGCAAAACCAGAGGCAGAAGTAAAAACGTACACTACAACTGCAGACAAAACATTAACAATGGATTATAAGGCTGTAGCCTTAGCCTCTAATAGCAGTCATGCTTCTACTCATCTCATTGAAATTAATCCAGAAGTGAAATTCCAAGAGATGGAAGGTTTCGGCGCAGCCATTACAGGATCTACTTGCTATAACCTATTAAAGATGACTAAGGAAGATAGGCAAGCTCTTCTTGAAAAAACGTTTAATCCTTCTACTGGGTATGGTTACAGCTACATTAGAATTTCTATCGGCTGCTCCGACTTCTCTCTAGATGAATATACGTATTGCGATACCCCAGGTATTGAGAATTTCAAGATTCATCCATATGATGAAAGAGACCTATTCCCTATTTTAAAGGAAATTCAAGCAATAAATCCTGATATAAAGATTATGGCTTCTCCTTGGACACCTCCTAAATGGATGAAGGTAAATAATCTAACCGATTTAGAGCCTTTTGATTCTTGGACTAGTGGGCAGTTAAATCCTACTTTCTATGCTGATTATGCTACTTACTTTGTAAAGTATATCCAAGCTATGGAAAAAGAAGGCTTTACCATCAACACGGTAACCATTCAGAATGAGCCTTTAAATAGAGGTAATTCAGCTTCTTTATTTATGACTTGGCAGGAACAAAAAGAGTTTATCAAAACAGCATTAGGACCTGCTTTTGAAGCAAACAACATTAAAACTAAAATCATCGCTTACGATCATAACTACAACTACGATGACGAAAAAGAAGAGACTTTTGATCAACAACAATATCCTCTACACATCTATGCTGATCCTGAAGCCAGTAAATATGTAGATGGTGCAGCTTATCATGCGTATGGTGGTGAGGTAACTGAGCTAGATAGAATCCACCAAGAAGCACCTGATAAATCTATCTACTTTACAGAAATGTCTATCGGACTATGGGGCTCTGGCTACGACTTTGGTGGAGATTTAATGTGGAATATGAAAGAGGTTTGCCTAGGTACGATCAATCGTTGGAACAAGGCTGTAATTATGTGGAACTTCATGCTAGATGATAAACATGGTCCTTATCGTAAATACGGTTGCAACATCTGCTTGGGTGCAATTGACATTAGTTCGAAAGACTATAAAACAATGACATTTAATAGTCATTACTATACTATGGCTCACCTTTCACAAGTTATCAAGCCAGGTGCTTTCAGAATAGAATCGAAAGGAAATACAGATTCAAATATACACTACTCTGCGTTTATCAACCCAGATCAGTCTTTATCTATGGTATTATTAAATGAAGGTAGTGAAGAACAACTAATCACCATTCAAGCCAAAGGAAAATCATTCTCATTGAATGTTGCTCCTCAATCAGTTGTTTCGTGCATTTGGTAA
- a CDS encoding Glucan endo-1,6-beta-glucosidase (COGs: COG5520 O-Glycosyl hydrolase~InterPro IPR001139~KEGG: zpr:ZPR_4392 glycoside hydrolase family 30~PFAM: Glycoside hydrolase, family 30~PRIAM: Glucan endo-1,6-beta-glucosidase~SPTR: Glycoside hydrolase family 30;~IMG reference gene:2504107028~PFAM: O-Glycosyl hydrolase family 30), with protein sequence MKTKFIIFSLFAALMTSCVDYNTDSGFPKEEENPNFEQNEVRLWVTNQNKVYKLTELPIDYNDEISKLVIRINPSITYQTIDGFGGGMTGSSAYLFTQMSTEARSKALHSLFDPKEGIGLEHIRLSIGASDFSMGLYTYCDKAGIENFAVPELDKRDLIPVLKEILAINPNIKFIASPWSAPAWMKDSGLLNKGKLKGEEVYDDFATYFVKYIQAMKAEGITIQAITLQNEAMFESNVHPSMIMSAEEQATIIGQYLGPKLRKEGLPTEIYVLDHNFDIYDYALTVLKNKEANEYIAGTAFHGYAGTPSVLSNLTKAFPDKKIYMTELSGGEWNEKDEMKTLFYYLNDMAFPMIANGGNNFMMFNLALNSQHGPLTPGGEFCKDCRGVLTIDGDEVLPELEYYLLGHFGKIIRTGAKRIETNLQGMFPEDIKVMAFLNPDGTRALLAVNNGGTTENITIKDESTGKKLVYKLAPSSVISLLLK encoded by the coding sequence ATGAAGACTAAATTTATCATATTTTCTCTCTTTGCGGCTTTGATGACTTCTTGTGTCGACTATAACACCGACTCAGGTTTTCCAAAAGAGGAAGAGAATCCTAATTTTGAACAAAACGAAGTAAGATTATGGGTAACCAATCAGAATAAAGTTTATAAACTAACTGAGCTGCCCATCGATTACAATGATGAGATTAGCAAACTTGTCATTCGCATTAATCCTAGTATTACATACCAAACCATTGATGGTTTTGGAGGTGGAATGACCGGTTCATCAGCTTATTTGTTCACTCAAATGTCTACTGAAGCTAGAAGTAAAGCTCTACACAGCTTATTTGATCCAAAAGAAGGCATCGGTTTGGAGCATATACGACTATCTATTGGAGCATCAGATTTTTCTATGGGGCTATATACTTATTGCGATAAAGCCGGAATAGAAAACTTTGCTGTGCCCGAACTTGATAAGCGAGACTTAATCCCCGTATTGAAAGAAATTCTAGCTATTAATCCAAACATTAAGTTTATTGCTAGCCCATGGTCGGCTCCTGCTTGGATGAAAGATTCTGGTTTGCTCAATAAGGGAAAACTAAAAGGAGAAGAGGTTTACGATGACTTTGCTACCTATTTTGTGAAGTACATTCAGGCAATGAAAGCTGAAGGGATTACGATTCAAGCTATCACCTTACAAAATGAGGCGATGTTTGAATCAAATGTACACCCCTCTATGATCATGTCTGCCGAAGAACAGGCAACCATCATTGGTCAATATTTAGGTCCAAAACTTCGTAAAGAAGGTCTGCCTACAGAAATCTATGTACTCGATCATAACTTCGATATATACGACTATGCACTAACAGTACTTAAAAACAAAGAAGCCAATGAATATATTGCAGGTACAGCTTTTCATGGTTATGCAGGTACCCCTAGTGTATTGAGCAATCTGACCAAAGCATTCCCAGATAAGAAAATCTATATGACAGAATTATCGGGAGGAGAATGGAATGAAAAGGATGAAATGAAAACACTCTTTTACTATCTAAACGATATGGCATTCCCAATGATTGCCAACGGAGGGAACAACTTTATGATGTTCAACCTTGCTCTAAATTCACAACATGGTCCACTAACTCCAGGAGGGGAATTTTGCAAGGACTGTAGAGGCGTGTTAACCATTGATGGCGACGAAGTACTACCCGAATTAGAGTATTACCTTCTAGGGCATTTTGGAAAGATTATCCGTACTGGAGCCAAACGTATTGAAACCAACCTACAAGGGATGTTCCCAGAAGACATTAAAGTGATGGCGTTCTTAAATCCTGATGGCACAAGAGCTCTATTGGCAGTAAATAATGGAGGTACAACAGAAAACATTACAATTAAAGATGAAAGCACAGGCAAGAAGCTCGTTTATAAATTAGCTCCTTCTTCTGTCATTTCTCTTTTACTTAAATAA
- a CDS encoding hypothetical protein (KEGG: bth:BT_3313 hypothetical protein~SPTR: Putative lipoprotein;~IMG reference gene:2504107029) has protein sequence MKSIIKSIGLGCLSTLLLASCIEEDERKVYPQSTPVIEEASIDPQSFIYGDSITLSAIVNDAKTPLSTLKIKMVVNDVLFAESEVRVPNNQAKIQHKFATQHLPLQTDNSEVDIFLTLINVEGDKTQGTIENVKGISRKYEKLYLVLDNGEVYPLNNTTEKPFVFEANDLDLKNNLRYRIAEKITADNQIDFSGDVWGSKQNHIQLVDEFGDYITTSNPMLLSTEGISFDTYSFTTTLQGLILEGLENLDISQFKSSANYDGENFKEGSFYLEKNKEIQLSNELQNTVFNPDYFERVSDSSIKYIAESGPTTLSYATDHDYVVVTQDKAEYPNVLFVCGVGIGYASKVKPEATTGWGFDNIRRFLYFRKIAADTYQGTIFLDGESVNFKPFENTGWGNEKKSTGFSMPDILKTDADLGKDDGNWYGAPDATPGVYKITINLESKVVTADKVNL, from the coding sequence ATGAAATCAATTATAAAAAGCATTGGTCTGGGATGTCTTTCTACTCTTCTTCTTGCTTCATGCATAGAAGAAGATGAAAGAAAGGTATATCCTCAATCTACACCTGTAATTGAGGAAGCATCTATTGATCCACAAAGTTTTATTTATGGAGACTCTATCACACTATCAGCTATTGTGAATGATGCAAAAACTCCTCTTTCTACCTTAAAAATAAAAATGGTAGTTAATGATGTTTTATTTGCAGAAAGTGAAGTGAGAGTACCCAATAATCAGGCTAAGATACAGCATAAATTTGCCACTCAACACCTTCCTCTACAAACTGACAATAGCGAAGTAGATATTTTCTTGACACTCATCAATGTAGAAGGAGATAAAACTCAAGGTACTATTGAAAATGTAAAAGGGATATCCAGAAAATATGAAAAACTATATTTAGTGTTGGATAATGGAGAAGTATATCCTCTAAATAATACAACAGAAAAACCTTTCGTTTTTGAAGCCAATGATTTAGACTTAAAGAACAATCTGCGATACCGCATTGCAGAAAAGATTACAGCAGATAATCAAATCGATTTTTCGGGAGATGTATGGGGTAGTAAACAAAATCACATCCAGCTGGTAGATGAATTTGGCGATTACATTACAACATCAAACCCTATGCTACTTAGCACTGAAGGAATTTCTTTTGATACTTATAGTTTTACAACAACCTTACAAGGCTTAATACTTGAGGGGCTAGAAAACCTAGATATCAGTCAGTTTAAAAGCTCTGCCAACTATGATGGGGAAAACTTTAAAGAAGGTTCATTCTACTTAGAAAAAAACAAGGAAATCCAACTTAGTAACGAACTTCAAAACACTGTTTTCAATCCTGATTATTTTGAAAGAGTTTCTGATTCGAGTATCAAGTATATAGCAGAATCGGGCCCTACTACATTAAGCTATGCTACTGATCATGACTATGTTGTAGTAACTCAAGATAAAGCAGAATATCCTAATGTATTATTTGTTTGCGGTGTAGGTATTGGTTATGCTTCAAAAGTAAAACCAGAAGCTACTACTGGATGGGGATTTGACAATATCAGAAGATTCCTTTATTTCAGAAAAATAGCAGCAGATACGTATCAAGGAACAATCTTCTTAGATGGAGAAAGCGTAAACTTTAAACCTTTTGAGAATACAGGATGGGGCAATGAAAAGAAATCTACAGGTTTCTCTATGCCTGACATTCTAAAAACAGATGCCGACTTGGGCAAGGACGATGGAAACTGGTATGGAGCTCCTGATGCAACTCCAGGGGTTTACAAAATCACCATTAATCTAGAATCAAAGGTAGTAACCGCTGATAAAGTTAACTTATAA
- a CDS encoding RagB/SusD domain-containing protein (InterPro IPR012944~KEGG: dfe:Dfer_5600 RagB/SusD domain protein~PFAM: RagB/SusD~SPTR: RagB/SusD domain protein;~IMG reference gene:2504107030~PFAM: SusD family): MKTYIKTILIGSLSLGITACSSFLDEKPYSDITNENWSEGGKDQATEYTKGEQMEQLLTSAYKDFGNEFWQLDLYIMNESQSDNAYAGEDKEQTRQFDELRVSPTNGGIKRDWAYLFGQISKANTIIAWTPKIKDPNFNNKRQKEVEAEARAMRAIDYFYLVRLYENVPLIIDEIPEISVDNIDEVYPLLYPAQATKEVVYTQILEDLSFALENIPDYSDNKFKITKALVNFITAEVYATKDGFQNADWNKVKEHASKVVNDSRYRLLDKYDDLFAVEKEAEDGVLPSSNLLNEHSKESLFEVDYTSWNTLGNWGAQMFFGVDWKKFNTPSHDLVNAFNKENDEVRKKASIKFGDVTGKWTDKYWASNNYPYCFKMRAQEAANIIIYRYAEAILLLADAENEMGNISAAQKLVNQIRSRVNLPNTKANSKEELRLAIENEYRLEFAFEGKRWLDLKRRNRFIQVMKSCSDHQSDYGYRLNEQKLIWPIPQSELELNENLKQNPGY; this comes from the coding sequence ATGAAAACTTATATAAAAACAATATTAATAGGTTCTCTTTCCTTAGGAATAACTGCTTGTAGTAGCTTCCTAGATGAGAAACCTTACTCGGATATAACCAATGAAAACTGGTCTGAAGGAGGAAAAGATCAGGCGACAGAATACACCAAAGGAGAACAGATGGAGCAACTACTCACTAGTGCTTATAAAGACTTTGGTAATGAGTTTTGGCAACTTGACTTATACATCATGAACGAATCTCAATCTGACAATGCTTATGCAGGGGAAGATAAAGAGCAAACTAGACAGTTTGATGAACTTCGCGTTTCTCCTACTAATGGCGGAATAAAAAGAGATTGGGCATACCTATTTGGACAAATATCCAAAGCCAACACGATTATTGCATGGACTCCAAAAATAAAAGATCCTAACTTCAATAACAAAAGGCAAAAAGAGGTGGAGGCAGAAGCTAGAGCAATGCGTGCTATAGATTATTTCTACCTTGTGCGTCTATACGAAAATGTTCCTTTGATTATTGATGAAATCCCAGAGATTAGTGTAGATAACATTGATGAAGTATATCCCCTACTTTACCCTGCTCAGGCTACAAAAGAAGTAGTATATACTCAGATTTTAGAAGACTTAAGCTTTGCTTTAGAGAATATTCCTGATTACTCAGATAATAAATTTAAAATTACTAAAGCATTAGTCAATTTCATCACAGCAGAAGTATATGCTACTAAAGACGGTTTTCAAAATGCAGACTGGAACAAGGTTAAAGAGCATGCAAGTAAAGTTGTGAATGACTCTCGCTACCGCTTACTCGATAAGTACGATGACCTTTTCGCCGTAGAAAAAGAGGCTGAAGATGGTGTTCTACCAAGTAGTAATTTACTCAACGAGCATAGCAAAGAATCTCTTTTTGAAGTAGACTATACTAGCTGGAATACGCTAGGTAATTGGGGTGCTCAAATGTTCTTTGGCGTAGACTGGAAGAAATTCAATACGCCTAGTCATGACTTAGTAAATGCCTTCAATAAAGAAAATGACGAGGTAAGAAAAAAAGCCTCTATCAAGTTTGGTGATGTTACAGGAAAATGGACAGACAAATATTGGGCATCCAACAACTACCCCTATTGCTTTAAAATGAGAGCTCAAGAAGCAGCTAACATTATAATCTATCGCTATGCTGAAGCAATCTTATTGCTTGCTGATGCAGAAAATGAAATGGGCAATATCTCAGCTGCACAAAAACTTGTCAACCAAATACGTTCTCGTGTTAATCTGCCAAATACCAAAGCTAATAGTAAGGAAGAGCTTAGACTCGCTATTGAGAATGAGTACCGACTAGAGTTCGCTTTTGAAGGTAAGAGATGGCTTGACTTAAAACGAAGAAATCGCTTCATTCAAGTAATGAAAAGCTGTTCTGACCACCAGAGTGACTATGGATACAGATTAAATGAACAAAAACTAATCTGGCCTATTCCACAAAGTGAATTAGAATTAAATGAGAACTTGAAACAAAATCCAGGTTATTAA